Proteins encoded in a region of the Drosophila busckii strain San Diego stock center, stock number 13000-0081.31 chromosome 2L, ASM1175060v1, whole genome shotgun sequence genome:
- the LOC108594370 gene encoding D-3-phosphoglycerate dehydrogenase translates to MPMQIKNVLVCDAVDKSCVELLQEHGINVTYKLKLPVDQLCKEVKNFDAAIVRSDTKITAEVLAAGAGSLKVVGRAGAGVDNIDVAAATKHNVVVLNTPGGNSISACELTCILIGALARPVVPAGQSMKEGRWDRKLYSGSELYGKTLAVLGLGRIGREVGIRMKTWGMRIIGYDPITTEAEAKAAGIEKMTLEQIWPLADYITVHTPLIPATKNLINASTLAKCRKGVKVINVARGGIIDEQAVLDALESGQCAGAAFDVFPEEPPKSAVTKALVAHPKVVATPHLGASTGEAQVRVAVEVAEQFIALNGSSPKYTSTAGVINKEALAHYQ, encoded by the exons atgccaatgcaaattaaaaacgttCTCGTCTGCGATGCAGTTGATAAGTCTTGTGTTGAGCTGTTACAAGAACATGGCATCAAt GTGACTTACAAACTGAAGCTGCCGGTTGATCAGCTTTGCAAGGAAGTGAAG AACTTTGATGCCGCCATTGTGCGCTCGGATACGAAAATAACCGCGGAAGTgctcgctgctggcgctggcagccTTAAGGTCGTGGGACGTGCTGGAGCTGGGGTGGACAACATCGATGTGGCTGCAGCCACCAAGCATAATGTGGTGGTGCTCAA CACGCCAGGCGGCAATTCGATATCGGCTTGTGAGCTGACATGCATTCTAATTGGCGCTCTGGCGCGTCCCGTTGTGCCCGCTGGCCAGAGCATGAAGGAAGGTCGCTGGGACCGGAAGCTCTACAGCGGCAGCGAGCTGTATGGCAAGACTTTGGCAGTGCTGGGACTGGGACGCATTGGACGTGAAGTGGGCATACGCATGAAGACCTGGGGCATGAGA ATTATTGGCTATGATCCCATAACAACAGAGGCGGAGGCCAAGGCCGCAGGCATTGAGAAAATGACGCTGGAGCAGATTTGGCCACTGGCTGATTACATTACAGTGCATACGCCGTTGATTCCAGCAACCAAAA ATCTCATCAATGCCAGCACTTTGGCCAAGTGCCGAAAGGGCGTCAAGGTCATCAATGTGGCACGCGGCGGTATAATCGATGAGCAGGCTGTGCTGGATGCTCTGGAGAGTGGACAATGCGCTGGCGCTGCCTTTGATGTGTTCCCCGAGGAGCCGCCCAAGTCAGCAGTGACCAAGGCGCTTGTTGCGCATCCCAAGGTGGTGGCCACGCCTCATTTGGGCGCCAGCACTGGCGAGGCGCAAGTGCGTGTCGCCGTCGAGGTGGCCGAGCAGTTCATCGCTCTCAATGGCAGCTCACCCAAGTACACCAGCACCGCTGGCGTCATTAACAAGGAGGCGCTTGCTCATTATCAGTAA
- the LOC108594369 gene encoding histone acetyltransferase Tip60 — translation MSATKNKAKDFAASLFKDCRLPVRMRECGQWQLAEIMSVKESQGKRQFYVHYVDCNRRLDEWVTECELDLSKVQFPKQQSRKQAKEAEELEAKDLAPMKNVQLIELGRYRMRPWYFSPYPEQLCKLECIYLCEFCLKYAASRFSLGRHLSKCTLKHPPGQEIYRKDSISFFEIDGRKSKVYARNLSLLAKLFLDHKMLDFDTDPFLFYIMTEFDERGFHIVGYFSKEKFSLADFNLACLLTLPPYQRKGYGKLLIEFSYALCKSEGRTGTPEKPLSDLGLLSYRSYWAQTILELIISESKNLNYGRPSLNINDISERTAIKEEDVIYTLTNLDLLTYYKGQHIICINKQIIEQHCANLKQRQLRIDYASLRWTPKDWMKCPIYGINK, via the coding sequence ATGAGTGCCACTAAGAATAAAGCCAAAGATTTTGCGGCTTCACTGTTTAAGGACTGTCGCCTGCCTGTGCGCATGCGTGAGTGCGGCCAGTGGCAGCTGGCGGAGATCATGAGCGTGAAGGAGTCGCAGGGCAAGCGACAATTTTATGTGCACTATGTGGACTGCAATAGACGCCTGGACGAATGGGTGACTGAGTGCGAGTTGGATCTAAGCAAGGTGCAGTTTCCCAAGCAGCAGAGCCGCAAGCAAGCCAAGGAGGCTGAGGAGCTTGAAGCAAAGGATTTGGCGCCGATGAAGAATGTGCAGCTGATTGAGCTGGGACGCTATCGCATGCGGCCCTGGTACTTCTCGCCCTATCCGGAGCAACTTTGCAAGCTGGAgtgcatttatttgtgtgAATTTTGCTTGAAATATGCCGCCAGTCGCTTTAGCCTGGGCAGACATTTGTCCAAGTGCACGCTGAAGCATCCGCCGGGGCAGGAAATCTATCGCAAGGACAGCATTAGCTTCTTTGAAATCGATGGACGCAAGAGCAAAGTCTATGCACGCAATTTGAGTTTGCTGGCCAAACTGTTTCTGGATCACAAGATGCTGGACTTTGATACGGATCCGTTTCTATTCTATATAATGACTGAATTTGATGAGCGTGGCTTTCACATTGTGGGCTACTTTAGCAAGGAGAAATTCAGCCTGGCGGACTTCAATCTCGCCTGCCTGCTGACCTTGCCGCCTTATCAGCGCAAAGGCTACGGCAAGCTGCTCATCGAGTTCAGCTATGCGCTGTGCAAATCCGAGGGCAGAACAGGAACGCCGGAGAAGCCTTTGTCGGATTTGGGGCTGCTCTCCTATCGCTCCTATTGGGCGCAGACTATACTGGAGCTGATCATAAGCGAGAGCAAGAATCTGAACTATGGCAGGCCCAGCCTTAACATAAATGATATATCCGAACGCACAGCTATTAAGGAGGAGGATGTCATTTATACGCTAACTAACCTTGACCTGCTGACCTACTACAAAGGTCAGCATatcatttgcattaataagcaaataattgagCAGCACTGTGCCAACTTGAAGCAGCGACAGCTTCGCATTGACTACGCAAGTCTACGCTGGACGCCCAAGGATTGGATGAAGTGCCCCATttatggcataaataaataa